A stretch of DNA from Caretta caretta isolate rCarCar2 chromosome 24, rCarCar1.hap1, whole genome shotgun sequence:
GGGCACCCGGAGTTCAATGGCCGGGCAGTGCGCTGCCCCCTGCCCTTTACCCCCCTGTGACCGCTCTGGGGGCAGCTCGTGGCATTCCTGGCATGTGGGTATTGCACAGGGACGGGGGAGCTGGTGGTGTCCAAAGCAGGGGGGTtgagagccaggattcctgggttctatccccagctcagAGAGGAGAGTGGGGGTCTAGTGGCttagagagggggaggggtgtgagtTCTCTTCCCACCACAGACATGGACTCAATGTCATATTGGGCAAATCTTAGCcccttcatgcctcagtttccctttctgttctATGGGCCGATGATTCCCCTCTTAGCTGACCTGAATTAACATCTATAAAATGTGTTCAGCTCCCACCATGCAGAGGGGTAGGGTCAGAACTGGGgcatgggcagggcagggcactgtgTCTGGGCATGGGGGAAGCCCaaggctgggatagcagggtTTGTGGGACACtgacagagctgggggcggggggaggtgctgcaggtcaggagcatggctctgtgggtggggggctgcgggtcgggagtgaggggcaccagcacggctctgtgggtggggggctgcgggtcgggagtgaggggcaccagcacggctctgtgggtgggggggctgcgggtcgggagtgaggggcaccagcacagctctgtgggttggtgggggggctgcgggtcgggagtgaggggcaccagcatgGCTCTGTGGGTtggtgggggctgcgggtcgggagtgaggggcaccagcacggctctgtgggttggtgggggggctgcgggtcgggagtgaggggcaccagcacggctctgtgggtgggggggctgcgggtcgggagtgaggggcaccagcacggctctgtgggttggtgggggggctgcgggtcggcagTGAGGTGCACCAGCACGGCTCTgtgggtggggggctgcgggtcgggagtgaggggcaccagcacggctctgtgggtgggggggctgcgggtcgggagtgaggggcaccagcacagctctgtgggttggtgggggggctgcgggtcgggagtgaggggcaccagcatgGCTCTGTGGGTtggtgggggctgcgggtcgggagtgaggggcaccagcacggctctgtgggttggtgggggggctgcgggtcgggagtgaggggcaccagcacggctctgtgggtgggggggctgcgggtcgggagtgaggggcaccagcacggctctgtgggttggtgggggggctgcgggtcgggagtgaggggcaccagcatgGCTCTGTGggtagggggctgcgggtcgggagtgaggggcaccagcacggctctgtgggttggtgggggggctgcgggtcggcagtgaggggcaccagcacggCTCTGTGGGTtggtgggggctgcgggtcgggagtgaggggcaccagcacggctctgtgggttggtgggggggctgcgggtcgggagtgaggggcaccagcacggctctgtgggtgggggggctgcgggtcgggagtgaggggcaccagcacggctctgtgggttggtgggggggctgtgggttgggagtgaggggcaccagcatgGCTCTGTGggtagggggctgcgggtcgggagtgaggggcaccagcacggctctgtgggtttgtgggggggctgcgggtcgggagtgaggggcaccagcacggctctgtgggttggtgggggggctgcgggtcgggagtgaggggcaccagcatgGCTCTGTGggtagggggctgcgggtcgggagtgaggggcaccagcacggctctgtgggttggtgggggggctgcgggtcgggagtgaggggcaccagcacggctctgtgggtgggggggctgcgggtcgggagtgaggggcaccagcacggctctgtgggttggtgggggggctgcgggtcgggagtgaggggcaccagcatgGCTCTGTGggtagggggctgcgggtcgggagtgaggggcaccagcacggctctgtgggttggtgggggggctgcgggtcggcagTGAGGTGCACCAGCACGGCtctgtgggtgggggggctgcgggtcgggagtgaggggcaccagcacggctctgtgggttggtgggggggctgcgggtcgggagtgaggggcaccagcgcggctctgtgggtggggggctgcgggtcgggagtgaggggcaccagcacggctctgtgggttggtgggggggctgcgggtcgggagtgaggggcaccagcacggctctgtgggttggtgggggggctgcgggtcggcagTGAGGTGCACCAGCACGGCtctgtgggtgggggggctgcgggtcgggagtgaggggcaccagcacggctctgtgggtgggggggggctgcgggtcgggagtgaggggcaccagcacggctctgtgggttggtgggggggctgcgggtcgggagtgaggggcaccagcgcggctctgtgggtggggggctgcgggtcgggagtgaggggcaccagcgcggctctgtgggtggggggctgcgggtcgggagtgaggggcaccagcgcgGCTGTTCTTTCCCAGCACTGTCCCCTAGTTCCCAGCCGGCCTGGttgctggggggcgaggggggcaggtggtgctggagctgtggggaggggctgggatccTGGCCAGGGCTcgctcaggctggggcaggcaagGCCACAACCCCCTGGCGAGCGGGGCCCACGGGCTGCCTTGGGGTCTGGGCATCAAGCCCGTCCCGGAGGGCACTGGGACAGCAGAGGCCCCAGTTGCCACCGGAGCCTGGACCCGGGGGCTGCACCAGAAAGTCTCCCCCCGACCCCTGCTCGGCTCCCGCGGCCGCTGGTCCTGacacagcccccgccccagcacaGGCTGTGCCCTCCCTGCCTGTCCCCGGCCTGAACTCTGGGCTGGGCTCCGGGCCCGGCTCCTGCACACAGGCCTTGGGCGGACGCCGGCCCCGGCCTATTTCCCCTTCCCTGGCCAAAGGGAGCTCgagcagggccaggcctgcccctgtgtccctggggctgggggctcccgAACACCCCAGTTGTTCAGCAGGCGGCTTAGCACAGGTGGGTCCTTTGGGAGCCTGGGGACACGGGCcctgtttgttattgtagggcctGCGATACATGgcgaggctgggggaggggtttgttagtgtggggctgctggcggAGGGGGGGTtgtgttgctgggggaggggtttgttagtgtggggctgctggcgggGGCGAGTTTGttgttgctgggggaggggtttgttagtgtggggctgctggcgggggcgggtttgttgttgctgggggaggggtttgttagtgtggggctgctggcgggggcgggtttgttgttgctgggggaggggtttgttagtgtggggctgctggcgggggcgggtttgttgttgctgggggaggggtttgttagtgtggggctgctggcgggggggggttgtgttgctgggggaggggtttgttagtgtggggctgctggcggggggggttgtgttgctgggggaggggtttgttagtgtggggctgctggcgggggggggggttgtgttgcTGCGGGAGGGGTTTGTTAGTGTGGGgctgctgccgggggggggggggttgtgttgctgggggaggggtttgttagtgtggggctgctggcgggggggggttgtgttgctgggggaggggtttgttagtgtggggctgctggcaggtgggtttgtgttgctgggggaggggtttgttagtgtggggctgctggcgggGGCGGGTTtgtgttgctgggggaggggtttgttagtgtggggctgctggcggggggggggtttgttgttgctgggggaggggtttgttagtgtggggctgctggcgggggcgggtttgttgttgctgggggaggggtttgttagtgtggggctgctggcggggggggggttgtgttgctgggggaggggtttgttagtgtggggctgctggcggggcgggggttgtgttgctgggggaggggtttgttAGTGTGCggctgctggcgggggggggggggtttgttgttgctgggggaggggtttgttagtgtggggctgctggcgggggcgggtttgttgttgctgggggaggggtttgttagtgtggggctgctggcgggggggggttgtgttgctgggggaggggtttgttagtgtggggctgctggcgggggggggggtttgttgttgctgggggaggggtttgttagtgtggggctgctggtgggggggggttgtgttgctgggggaggggtttgttcgtgtggggctgctggcaggtgggTTTGTTGGGGAGCGCCTGGCAGCTAATTACGGGCACTGGGGCACACAGTGCAGGGACGTCCAGTCGTGGAGCCCCCGGCCACCCCTGCCACAAGGGgactggcagcccgagccccgctCCCAGGGCGGGCGAGGGGCCCACGGCCAGTCACAGGCAGCCGCGGAGCCTCCCCCACCAAAGACGGGTCCGTTCATCATCCTCATTTCACAGCGGAGCAGAGGCACCCAGGGGAAAGGACCTGACCAAGGTCACAGCCAGAGCTGgatcagaacccaggaatcctgggtcctagccccaccccccactctgaccatcagaccccctcccctcccagagctggagatcgaacccaggagtcctggctcccagccccctcccctgttgTGGCGAAGCCAGGCTACTAGTCACAGCCCAGAGAGTCTCGCACTCACTTTATTCACCCCGTACCGTACCGTAgcgggggcaggcaggctgggggcaCTGGGATTCCCTTGGTTCTCCCAGGCTCCTCCTTCACCTGCTAGGGCTGTGGCCTCACTGGGTCCCCGtgagggtgctggggggcaggggaccaGCTCAGCCCCTCTTCCCAGAGCACTGACTGGCcgcctgcctgcctggccaccccctgcctgccctcccaGGGCTCCCTGAGGCCTTGCACCTCGAACCCTCTGCCCAGGCCTGGCCCTGGGCCCCGGCTCAGGGGGCTCCAGCAaggagcaggcaggaggtgctgagcagcagctgcaggagtggGGAGCAGGTGGGTGAGTCAGGGCTCCCGCTGGCCAGCTGCAGACCTGcaaagagagaggcagagatgTCATTTCACAtcaccgggggggaggggcgctgtGAGGGGCAGATTCCCCCCTGGGCTGGGGTCCCAGCAAGGGCCTGAGCCACCAGGGATGGGGGAGTGGatcagagagagggggaaaaagccaGGCCCATAAGGCGCTTGGCCTGAGGGTGGCACGATAACGAGACCCAGCacggctggtgcccctcactcccaacccgcagcccctgctatccctgcTCTGGGTTCCCCACAGCACGgctggtgcccctcgctcccggcccgcagcccctgctatcccagccctgggctccccacagcgcggctggtgcccctcactcccgacccgcagcccctgctatcccagccctgggttccccacaACAGCgcggctggtgcccctcactcccggcccgcagcccctgctatccctgcTCTGGGTTCCCCACAACAGCACCgctggtgcccctcgctcccgacccgcagcccctgctatcccagccctgggttccccacaACAGCacggctggtgcccctcactcccggcccgcagcccctgctatcccagccctgggttccccacaACAGCacggctggtgcccctcactcccggcccgcagcccctgctatccctgcTCTGGGTTCCCCACAACAGCACGgctggtgcccctcgctcccggcccgcagcccctgctatcccagccctgggttccccacaACAGCacggctggtgcccctcactcccggcccgcagcccctgctatccctgcTCTGGGTTCCCCACAACAGCACGgctggtgcccctcgctcccggcccgcagcccctgctatcccagccctgggttccccacaACAGCacggctggtgcccctcactcccgacccgcagcccctgctatccctgcTCTGGGTTCCCCACAACAGCACGgctggtgcccctcgctcccggcccgcagcccctgctatcccagccctgggttccccacaACAGCGCGgctggtgcccctcgctcccggcccgcagcccctgctatcccagccctgggttccccacaACAGCACGgctggtgcccctcgctcccgacccgcagcccctgctatcccagccctgggttccccacaACAGCacggctggtgcccctcactcccggcccgcagcccctgctatccctgcTCTGGGTTCCCCACAACAGCACGgctggtgcccctcgctcccggcccgcagcccctgctatcccagccctgggttccccacaACAGCGCGgctggtgcccctcgctcccgacccgcagcccctgctatcccagccctgggttccccacaACAGCACGgctggtgcccctcgctcccggcccgcagcccctgctatcccagccctgggttccccacaACAGCGCGgctggtgcccctcgctcccggcccgcagcccctgctatcccagccctgggttccccacaACAGCacggctggtgcccctcactcccgacccgcagcccctgctatccctgcTCTGGGTTCCCCACAACacggctggtgcccctcactcccggcccgcagcccctgctatcccagccctgggctccccacagcgcggctggtgcccctcactcccgacccgcagcccctgctatcccagccctgggttccccacagcgcggctggtgcccctcactcccggcccgcagcccctgctatccctgcTCTGGGTTCCCCACAGCacggctggtgcccctcactcccgacccgcagcccctgctatcccagccctgggttccccacaACAGCaccgctggtgcccctcactcccgacccgcagcccctgctatcccagccctgggctccccccagctcggccggtgcccctcactcccggcccgcagcccctgctatcccagccctgggctccccccagctcggCCGGTGCCATTCAGCACGGCTCTGTGGTGCCAGCACTTGGGTCTCTCTGCACCAGAGACCAGCCAATTGGCTGGTCCGACACATGGCCAAATGGGGgctcctggccccagggcagACGCCCCAGACTCCTGCTCTGATCTCGGGGCTGAAAAGCTGCGTGTCCCCTGCCCTCTACTGGCGTGTCCTGGGACTGCAGGTAAACTCACTGAGCAGCTGTCCCTTGCACACTCAGctgggtgctcccagccccagggagaCCCTGAGCGTCAAACCCAGATGGCATCTGGCAGCACCAGAGCCTGCGCCAGCTGCAAATCACCTTGGTCGGCAGCTTCGTCGTACTTCAGGAAAGGGCCAGCGGACACGACCCCCGATGGAGGCTtcctgccctgcacagcagagcccGGCCTGGCGCAGTGCTGCAGGGGGAGAACAGAGCCTTGTCACCGCACTGAGCACTAGGGGGCTCTCTGGAGTCACCCAGCACGGGGGTAGCAAGAGGCTCCTTGGCACAGAGGCTCAGACAGCACTGCAAAGGACCTTGCAGCCTGTTTATGtgggaatgcagccacctctgcggAGGGGCAGCTGGGTCCCAGCCACATGGCAACGCTGCTGGGGACAGCTTGCCTGGCActgggatgcagccacctctggggtgggacagctgGGGCACAGCAGCATGACAGTGCTGCACGGGACGGCTCACAAGGCACAGGGATGCACTGCAGGCCCCATCCTACCACACAAGGGTGGCAGGAGCTGCTCCCCTCTACACCAAGGGGGTTTCCACAGTCACACTCAGCCCCACATCTGGACAGGGCCCTGGTCTGGGTTTGTCCCTTGGTGCTGCATGTGGACCAGGCTGAGAGCATGGTCTCTTGCCCACCCAGGGCTGCCCTGTGCTGCACCAAGCCGCTTAGCACCACTGGGGAGGTTTCCCAAGGAGTCTCAGAGCAGATCCCCTCCctggtgtggagggggagggtcCCATTACCCCTGGCTCGTCTGCCCACGTGCTCACTCACCATGGTGCATGTGGCTGCCTGGGGGCTGCAGAGCCGGACCCGGCAGTGCAGATACACCAGCTCTAAGTCTGGGATGAACTCGAAGACATTGAAGGAGAAGCGGCTGATGGTGGAGACGCCGTCCTCCTCGATTGTCACTGTGCCATCTCGCAGGCTGGGGCACCTGGGTGAGGGACAGGGCACAGGGGTCAACCAGACATGGCACTAAACAGCAAGCAGCAGGTTGGACACTGTTAGCCGGCTCTACTTGGCTACTGCAGGTTCCTCCCTGCCCAGCGTAGTGTTAGAACCCAGAAGTCGGGACTTTCAGCCTCCTCACCCCAACCCACCatgccccattcccctcccagagctggggatagaacccaggagtccggactcccagctcccccttctaACCCACTAGGTCtcacgcccctcccagagccagggatagaagcCAGGGGTCCTGACACCCAGACCCCCTGTTCTGTACCCCTCACCCCACATCCCCTCTCTGCTAGGTGATGTGAAGCAGAAGGGCCAGCTGCTCACTGGTTGGTGATGAGATCCCAtcggatgctggaggaggggtCTCGGTCCGGAGTGGCCCAGCACGATGACAAGGTCAGCACAAAGTGGCTGGGGTCCAACCCCGAAACCCTGATATCCACGTAGACCCTGTGGTTGACAGTGAGTGGGATGGGGCTCTGGGTGAAGGGTTTGCTGTATCGAGGGTCTTGGTACAGGACCATGGTGGTCAGGTAGCTCCCTTGGCCGGAGGGGAGGGTTGTGTTAACGACACTATGGAAGAAGGTGAGAACAGAAGAGAGAGACAACACTCGATGGAGGCTAGAGAAGAAAAGTAACGTGTCTGCGGCAAGGTGGGGCATTAGTGGCACCAGTGGGCAAATGCAGCTTTAAGAGGTTGTGGGAACTGATGAAGTGCCAGGAGCTGCAAGGAACAGGGGGCAGGAACCAGCATGGTGCAAAGGGGCAGGAGAATAAGGGGTCACAGGAACCAGCACGGTTCAAGGGTACATGGGAATCAGCAGGGTGCTAGGGGAAGTGGGAACCAGAGGTCACAGGACCAGTGTGAGCAAGGGGATGTGAGAACAAAGGGGCATGTGAACCAGAGTGGTTCAAGGGGATGTGGGACCAAGAGTCATAGGAATGGCACAGTGCAAGGCAGGTGCACCCAGGGGTCACAGGAATGGTGCGGTGCAAGATAGGTGGATTCAGGGGTCATGGGAACCAGCACAGCGCTAGAGGGGTGGGACTCAGGGGGTTGCAGGAACTGGCAAAGGTGGTGGGACCCAGGGGTCATGGGAACCGGCGCAGCACAAGTGGGGTCAGGACCCAGGGGGTTGCAGGAACTGGCACaagggggcaggacccaggagtCGTGGGAACCGGGGCAGTGCAAGTGGGGGCGGGACCCAGGGGGTTGCAGGAACTGGCACaagggggcaggacccaggggtCGTGGGAACCGGTGCAGCCAAAGCGGGGTGGGACCCAGGGGTGGTGGGAAGTGGTGCTGTGCAAGGAATCCTGCGAAGCCGCAGGGTGGAAGCAGTGCTGTGGGCTGTGAGGTGGGGCACTGAGGGCCAAAGGAGAAGGCTGCTGGGGGCTCTCGaaatcagcagcagcaggtggcacTGAGGAGGGGCGCCCAGTCTCCTGCTGGCTCCTGCGGCCCTACTCACTCCTGTATGGGCTGGATGGCCATTGGGACGGACAGGTTGAAGCTCAGTGGCTGGGCACAGGAGAAGTGCAAGAAGAGGAGCCTGTCCCGGCTGATCACCCCTCCATAGGCGTTGCCCACCCGGCCCTGCACCTCGTTGGAGTAAGTGGCGTGGGTGGCGTTGACCTGTGGGggcacagaagcagcagcagtggtgAGAGTCGAATCCCTCCATGCCCAGGATCCACGTCACTCTTCCCGCCACGACAGGGCACCCGTGGCCCTGGCACACTCCTCTTTTGCACAGAACGCACATCACTTGTCACCGCCCTTCTCTCTCCTACCCGCCTGGTGAGTGCCcactggactgggggaggggggtgcatgccAGAGCGGGGGGGCCAGCGTGTCGACTCGTGTTTGAAGATGTGCTTGGCTGTGTGACCCTATGGAGGTGTGCATCCTCATGCAGGCACTCGTGTGACACCATGTCGGCGTGCCCTGCTGCAGGTGTGGGACGGTGTGTGGGGATGACTCGTTCCAGTGGATGGGGTTTGTGCGTGTGAGAGCTAgtctgtgggggcggggggcggtcTGGATATGTGGAAGCGTGTTTGGGTTTGTGTCTATGCACCGGTGGCACTGTGCATGTGTGCTGGGGGCAGTGTGTTGGCAGGGGATGTGCACAGGGCCATGGGTTGGTACGTGTGGGGGTGTACATGTGGCCACGTGTTTGTGCACATGGCTGTGTGCTGCTGCATATTCATGTGGCCATGTTTTGGTAGGCGCATGTGGGTGTGTTACGTGGTCATATGTTGGTGCACGTGCACATGGCTGTGTGCTGGTCGGGGTGCACAGGTGTGCACGTGGCCATGTGTTGGTACATGTGGCCACGCACGGgtcggggcgggcgggcgggcgggcccgTGGCcgcgcgcggggcggggcgggcaggcCCGTGGCCGTGGGCGGGGAGGGCGGGCCCGTGGCCACgcgtggggcggggagggcgGGCCCGTGGCCGCGcgtggggcggggcgggcgggCCCGTGGCCGCGGGCGGGGCGGGCGGGCGTGCCCGTGGCcgcgcgcggggcggggcgggcgggcgTGCCCGTGGCCACACACGGGGCGGGGCAGGCGGCCGTGCCCATGGCCGCGGGCGGGTCGGGGCGGGCGGGCGTGCCCGTGGCCGCGGGCGGGTAGGCTGGTAGGAGCGGGCGGCCGTGCCCGTGGCCGCGCGCTGTGACCAGTCGCCAGCCTCCTCCTCACCGTCACCGTGGTCCCGCAGCTCTGTTGTGTGCTGTCGAAGTAGAAGACAAGTCTCTCCCTGACGAGGGTACCGGTGCAGCTGGGGTCGGCCAGGTGCAAGGCCTCCGAGGGGAAGCCGTCGGAGAAGAGCAGGCAGCGGGACAGGGACACTGAGCTGTTACCGCCACTGCAGGCCAGCTGGTAGTCTGGAAAGGAAGTGAGAATAGGTACATGGCAGGGACTGTCCCACGGGGCCTCTCTAGGCATGGCTGGGGCTGTGCCCTGGTTCCTGGCATGCCAGGCAGAGACCAGCTGCGCTGCGGAGCTGCGAGCCCACAGGACAAGAGGAGACTCTCCGTGTGCCTGGGAATCCCACGTCAATGAGATCTCCGAGAACTCGCCCACCGTGGCTGAGAGGCCAGGCACGCGCTGGGCACTGCAGGGAGACCCTAATGGCCAGGATTGGGAGCCAGCTGCAGAGGGGGAGCGGGCAGACGACGGGGGCTTGGAAGGGGAGACAGCTGGCTCCCAGTCTGAATCTGGAggtcccacctcctcccctcccccgagcagCCTCGCCTTCTACCCTGTTTTCCGCCTGGGATGACAAAGGCTCAGGACATTTAGGAGACACATGGGGAGCCGGGGCCAGAATCAGAGCCCAGAGTCacctgtgttgccaactctttcCCCAGAACAACCCCATGCCAAGCTCCTTGCCCCCTGCTCTTCGGCTCAAATCACTGCCCTCACACTGTGTGATGAGAGAAGTAACCTTGGAAAATCTGCTGTCCCAGTGCTGCCCCAGTTCACTAAGCCACGGCATTCGCGGCAGACATAGCCCGGCCGGCGATGGTTCCCCTGGAAAGCATGGATAGATTTCCGTGCCTTGAGTGTCAGCGGAAATCTGGACAGAGGAAGGGACCAGAAATTGCTCTTTACCATAGTCAGCCACTTGGATGGGCTCAGAAGCTCTGTAGCAGTAacagccccatctccctgcctGCTCTCCACACCACTCGTTCTCTCCGCAGGCCAGAGCAAGGCACGGGTCACTCGCAGCTGCAGAGGGAATCAGAGTTTAGCAGCAGCAAAGCCGACCTGTTGATTGTATCTGCAGCTGTTCTCTGATCTGCCCAACCCCCTGTATTTCTAAGGGCAACCTCTACGTCTCTCGAGCCTTTCCAGTTCAACGCATcaaaaagcactttgcaaattaCACAGAGTTCCCACAGCTCACGCTGGCATACAGCCTCccctgggctgggtgcaggcagcagaTTAATAGCCCAGGGACCGCTCATTGGGGCTGAAACATGGCCACTTCTGGGTAGGGGCACAGAGGCAGGCTAGCAGTCACCGAGCAATGCGGCTCTGTCAGCGCTGACATGCAGCCAGTTCAGGAGTGGGACCCAGCGGTTGTTTTAGCAGCCACACAAATACTGTACAGGGATTGTTCACGCGTGCTGCAATGCAGCCACCCCTGGGGTGAGGTGCAGCCACTACGTGACAGCCTACGGAAACGCTGCACAGTATTTGTggcaggaagggaaggagaatccTTGTTTGAGGACGGAGGAGGAAGAATGTAAATACCCAAATGGGGATGTGACTAGGACAAAACCCAAAAAGGGTTTTAATGACTACGGGGGATCAGGTCATTGGCTTTATGGCTCCTCCACAATTTCAGGCTCAATCTCAATATTGCCAACACCTCACACTCCCAAATTCCCCAACCCAGTGCTCTCCCCCTGGGCCGGCAGGTGGGACTGGTGCTCACGGCACTGCGCAGATGATCTCCACGCGCCAACACGTATCCCCTGAAGGCTGCACAGCTCTTCGTAGGAGGCGATGGCCATGCACAGCATCCCATTGGCCGTCCCGTAGTGGCATATGTCGTACAGGCAGGAGGAGTAAAATGGGGCAGGGTCCACATGCCAGTGGCACTCGGCAAACGGTCCCGATTGGCTAGTCAGGGTCCCGCAGAGCTCTTCAAACTCCAGGGGGTCGCTGCAGGGCTCGGGGGAGCCGGTGTCATCCAAACACCTGGAACAAAGGGAAGTTAGCAGTACTCATGGCAGGGCAAAGGGACTGGCTCTCTCTAGTATCACctagggagtgggggagagggatagctcagtggtttgagcattggcctgctaaacctgggGTTGCAAgctcaatcctggagggggccatttagggatctggggcaaaaattggggattggtcctgctttgagcagggggttggactagatgatctcctgaggtcccttccaaccctgatgttctatgagtGTCTGACCCGCCCCTCCCAACCCCGCCTCCTACCAGGGGACCTTC
This window harbors:
- the LOC125626109 gene encoding alpha-tectorin-like, with translation MGCITHCNPSQRCAVKDGKLGCQSQLTTCTVTGDPHYFTFDGAVAHFQGTCAYEISHTCNSSLDFSFRVVATNRHRRNRRVSFVSRVDVWLEKGDQDTHVVLGDSKAAEVNGERVSLPHALGPLGSVTRIRNLVTIQTPANVEIQFNGRHTLFVRVGPEYRARLCGMCGNFNDIRRDDKVLPSGERARSDAEFGNAWKSEPSPARCLDDTGSPEPCSDPLEFEELCGTLTSQSGPFAECHWHVDPAPFYSSCLYDICHYGTANGMLCMAIASYEELCSLQGIRVGAWRSSAQCPASDPCLALACGENEWCGEQAGRWGCYCYRASEPIQVADYDYQLACSGGNSSVSLSRCLLFSDGFPSEALHLADPSCTGTLVRERLVFYFDSTQQSCGTTVTVNATHATYSNEVQGRVGNAYGGVISRDRLLFLHFSCAQPLSFNLSVPMAIQPIQDVVNTTLPSGQGSYLTTMVLYQDPRYSKPFTQSPIPLTVNHRVYVDIRVSGLDPSHFVLTLSSCWATPDRDPSSSIRWDLITNQCPSLRDGTVTIEEDGVSTISRFSFNVFEFIPDLELVYLHCRVRLCSPQAATCTMHCARPGSAVQGRKPPSGVVSAGPFLKYDEAADQGLQLASGSPDSPTCSPLLQLLLSTSCLLLAGAP
- the LOC142070034 gene encoding uncharacterized protein LOC142070034, coding for MSFHITGGEGRWWHDNETQHGWCPSLPTRSPCYPCSGFPTARLVPLAPGPQPLLSQPWAPHSAAGAPHSRPAAPAIPALGSPQQRGWCPSLPARSPCYPCSGFPTTAPLVPLAPDPQPLLSQPWVPHNSTAGAPHSRPAAPAIPALGSPQQHGWCPSLPARSPCYPCSGFPTTARLVPLAPGPQPLLSQPWVPHNSTAGAPHSRPAAPAIPALGSPQQHGWCPSLPARSPCYPSPGFPTTARLVPLTPDPQPLLSLLWVPHNSTAGAPRSRPAAPAIPALGSPQQRGWCPSLPARSPCYPSPGFPTTARLVPLAPDPQPLLSQPWVPHNSTAGAPHSRPAAPAIPALGSPQQHGWCPSLPARSPCYPSPGFPTTARLVPLAPDPQPLLSQPWVPHNSTAGAPRSRPAAPAIPALGSPQQRGWCPSLPARSPCYPSPGFPTTARLVPLTPDPQPLLSLLWVPHNTAGAPHSRPAAPAIPALGSPQRGWCPSLPTRSPCYPSPGFPTARLVPLTPGPQPLLSLLWVPHSTAGAPHSRPAAPAIPALGSPQQHRWCPSLPTRSPCYPSPGLPPARPVPLTPGPQPLLSQPWAPPSSAGAIQHGSVVPALGSLCTRDQPIGWSDTWPNGGSWPQGRRPRLLL